Genomic DNA from Verrucomicrobiota bacterium:
GCGAAAGCGCTCTCTTCGGGAAACTGCTTCCAAGCCGGACAAGCCGCCGTCGTGGGCAAGCCTGCCAAATCGATATTGTCCTTGATGCCAAAAGGCACGCCGAACAGCGGCAGCGTCTCCGGCGATTCCCCTTCCAGCCGCCGCAGAAACCCCTCCAACTGCTCCCGCGAGCAGACCGAGATCCAGATCGCAGGGTCCCCCGCCTCGATCCCCCGCAAGGCCTCGAAAACCACCTCTCTCGGGCTCGTGACCCCCTGCGCGTAATCCGCCAACAACTTCGCAATCGTCATTTCTCCTCCTCTGCTTGGATCGCGCCCAAGACCTCCCCGGGCAGCACCGCCTTGCCCTCCCTGGCAAAGACCCTCCCCAAGGTCCCAGACTGGGGGGCCGCCACCGTGATCTCCATTTTCATGGCCTCCAGCACACAGACTGTCTGGCCAGCCACCACCTTTTCTCCCTCCGCCACCCGCCACTGCCAAACACTCGCTGGAATGCCATTCTCAATAGCGAACCAGCCCTCAGGCACTTCCGCGGCTTGGCTGGCAGCGTCGTCCTCGACCACTTCGAGCGCTGCCATGGACTGCCCCGCCGTCTCCCAGCGCAGCCGCTCCGCCTCGAAGGCCTTGGCCTGCCGCGCCTTGGCTTCCTCGATCGAGGCCGCATTCTCTCGCAGAAACCCTAGGTAGTCCGCCAAGCACAAGCTCGTCTCTTCCACATGCGGGTGCCAACGCCCTTGAGGAAAGTCCTCGCGAATCTTTTTCAGCTCTTCGTCCTCCACCGGGTAAAAGCGGATCTGATCGAACCAATTCAGGAGCCAAGGCTTGCCCTCGGGAAAGCTCTGGGTGCTGCGAAAGCGATTCCACATCTGCACCGTGCGACCCACAAACTGATAGCCGCCCGGCCCCTCCATCCCATAGATACACAGGTAAGCGCCTCCGATGCCGACGGCATTTTCGGGCGTCCAAGTGCGGGCTGGATTGTACTTGGTGGTCACCAGGCGCTGTCTCGGGTCGAGCGGGGTGGCCACCGGGGCGCCCAAATAGACATCACCCAAGCCCATCACGAGGTAGCTGGCTCCATACAGAATCTCCTTCACCTCCTCTTGGGTGGCCAGGCCATTGATGCGGCGAATGAACTCGATATTGCTCGGGCACCAGGGAGCCTCTGGATTGACCGTGGTGACATACTTTTGAATCGCCTTCTGCGTCTCCTCATCATCCCAAGCCAGCGGCAG
This window encodes:
- a CDS encoding carboxyltransferase domain-containing protein is translated as LPLAWDDEETQKAIQKYVTTVNPEAPWCPSNIEFIRRINGLATQEEVKEILYGASYLVMGLGDVYLGAPVATPLDPRQRLVTTKYNPARTWTPENAVGIGGAYLCIYGMEGPGGYQFVGRTVQMWNRFRSTQSFPEGKPWLLNWFDQIRFYPVEDEELKKIREDFPQGRWHPHVEETSLCLADYLGFLRENAASIEEAKARQAKAFEAERLRWETAGQSMAALEVVEDDAASQAAEVPEGWFAIENGIPASVWQWRVAEGEKVVAGQTVCVLEAMKMEITVAAPQSGTLGRVFAREGKAVLPGEVLGAIQAEEEK